ACGCCAACACGTTTGAGGTTCGATTCACCTGCTGCGCGAAACTAATTCACAATTATCCTGGTCACCTAACACGGATATGAACCTATGCTTTATGGCCCATTTTAATATCCGGAGAAAAGGTCTATCCGTGGACTGCACCTCTCTCTGGAGATTAGTCTGGGTCTCTTCATGGGCATGGGATACCACAGAAGCTACAACACCCATGTTCACGAAAGTTAATTAAACACCCATCCATCAAGAGATTCACCTAACTTGAATTTCCATGTACACAACATCTTTCCACTCAAGGCTACAACCATCCAACATTCCCTTAACCTTTCAACAACACATTCCCCACTCCTAACAACCACAACCACAACCACGGAGCATGAGCATACCATATCTATCTCGTCTGACTCATCCACATTCACCAGAGATAATACTATTGTCATGAACAACAACACCACTTGAGAAAAATATTCCCAGACAAATACAACCTGAAACAACATTCAAATAAAAAGAATACAAGTACTTGCTTTAATGTCACCCATGTGATCAACTTAATCTGTCACTAGTCCAACAGTCACTTTTAATCTCTCCCTTCCATAAACCTAACAGCTACATGACAGCATTTATTACAAACACATTACAAACAAATTGGAACTTCCCACTACTCGTTTGTTCTAGGAGCATATCAAGTCTAAAACACATGCAAAGTAGCCAAAGATTTTGACAAGCCAAAATATCTATGTGTAATGCTCTCAATTTAGTATTGATGAAGTATGCCACATTTAGTAAAAATACAGTTACATTTTACAACGTACAAGTAGAATCCACTTTGTAATCGAAAATTTATTTTTGACATAAATATGAAAAAGTATATAATTATCTACTTTTTAAGTTATGTTTACTTATAAGGAGATGATAATTTTCATCTCCCCTAATTAACTATCACACATGAATATTAGGAAATCTTCCTCACGGTAACAACAAACACAAAAGTGGATCGCAAGAAACAAAGCCTGATTCATGGAGAGATGATCCCAAGAATCAAAACACTAGACCATATAAGTCATCCCAGCTTGCAAGATGTTCATATGAGGAACAGTGAGATTGGCAGCCCCAGCTCTGCAGTTCCTTCTAAGAAACGCATACAAGTAATTAATCACAAGCTTCTTCACAAATATCGAATTCTTCTTCGCCCTCACATCTCCATGAGCCAGCAGATACGTTAGCCCCGAGTCTGTGGCCTCTCTTAAAGCCGCAAGCTCATACTCCAGAGCTGGATCTTCCTCCATGGACGCCCCTACGCTTGAAGACGGCAAAACATCTGTGTCCAGCTCTTGCTCTGCCTCAGACCGCTTTCCTCGGTGAATGAGAGGTGCCATGAGGTCGTCTGTGTAAGTATCACTCGCAACGGAAACTCTATCCGGATCGAAATCAGTGAGAGTGCTCTCTAAAGCATCCTCTAACGCTTCGCATCTCAAGAACTTCTCTAGACTTTCAATGAGAAGCTGCTCGAAGACTCTAGAATCTTCTTTTCTGACATCTTTGTAACCGTACCTTGCGATGCATCTGAACATATGGTAGTCTTTAGGACAAACCCGCCTGAAGAGGAACCTCTCTTCTTGAGGAACAACCGGGACAGGGACATACTTGATGCAGACAAAGACGATTGTTGAGTGGATGGCGGGAAGTGTGAGCAAAAACTGTCCAAAAATGGAAGGTATGCCTTGAACAAGCTCGTTGTAAAGCAGTCCAATCCCGGGGATTCGAATTGTTCCAAGAGTTGAACCAAGCTCACGCATAAAGTCCATGGAGATTCTTTCCCGGACCTCGCTTTGGTACTTGAGCACGCTTCCGTAGTTCCAGATGTACATAATGGTGAGGAAGAAAGTGGCGAAGACAAGCGGAACCCAACCGCCTTCCAGGATCTTGGTGAGAACCGCAAGCAAGTAAATGGTCTCAACGGATCCGAATACAAGTGGGAAACAAAGAGCAAGAAAGAGATTGGTTTGCCAAATGAGAAGCATCACTAGTGTTACCAACACTGTGCTCACCATCATCACACCTACTTCTGCAATGCCTGAATAAAAGAAAAGAACATAAGAAATAAAACAGAAAAGCTTTGGGTGAAACTGAACTGAATCAAACTGTACCATAAGCATTGGCGATGTGAGTTGTGCTTCTGAAGATGGAGACAACGAGTATGCACATGATCATCAAGAACCAATTGATGACGGGAATGTAGATCTGACCCATCCGTTTCCTAGAAGTGTGGATTATCTTCAACCTTGGGAAGCAGCCGAGAGCCATGGCTTGTTTGACGCATGAGAAAGTCGCAGAGATCATAGCTTGGCTCGCTATCATTGCTGCTAATGTGGCAATCACAAACACCGGCCAGAACAAACTCTCTGCTTTTTCAAAAAAAAAAAACTTCAGTTTACTGTGCATATTACCACATGAACAAATAATATGTTGATTTCATTTTACCAGGGACTGAATCATAGAATATGCGAGCTGAGGCATCAGGATGCTGTGTTAGATAAGCAGCTTGGCCCATGTAAGCTAAGAGGAGGCATGGGAACACCACGCAAGTGAATGCCATCTGATCCAAATACCATTATTATAGTCATCATCAATAAAATCATAAATGATCAATAAAGTGATGCTAACCTGTATAGAACGAACTGAGAAATGTCCCAAATCTGCAAACATTGCTTCGGCTCCTGTAATGCATAAGACACATCCACCAAGAGCAGACCAAGCCTGTTTGCTATTCTTGTTGAAGAACAAGACGATGTAATACGGGTTAAGTGCTCTTATGACGGTGATGTCGTACTTCAACAGATTGTAGATACCAATAGAACCGAGTGAGAAGAACCAGAGCGCCAGAACTGGAGCAAAGAGAAACCCCACTTTACCCGTCCCAAACCGTTGTATGCTGAACAAAGCCACCAGGATCACAATCGAAGACAGAACCAATGCATCTGACACACAACAAGATTGTGTATGTAAACGATCAAAAATAAAATCAAGACGATATTGCATAGACATATAAAAAAGAGAGATCATGTGATAGTAATAACCCACTCGTTCCAAAACCTTCAACTTCACCTTGTAAACCACTCATTGCAGACATCACTGCATAATAACCAAAAAGCCAATGTTACACTATATGAATCCAAATCATTTGGGAAGCTCTACTCCAGTAAATGCCCTCACCTGACATAGCTGGTGTGAGAATCCCATCGCCAATAATCATGGAAGTTCCCATTAGTACTAAAAGCAGAAGAAGAGTTTTCAAATACCCTTTTGTCTCTAAGGCTTCTTTAATGCCTAAAGCTCGTTCCAGCTCAGGAGTTGGGAGTTTAAGCCTAAAACTCG
This sequence is a window from Brassica oleracea var. oleracea cultivar TO1000 chromosome C1, BOL, whole genome shotgun sequence. Protein-coding genes within it:
- the LOC106312525 gene encoding putative potassium transporter 12, with the translated sequence MDEEDRIEEASSNTSLRRVGTGSSSDRRWVDGSEVGSETLPFPEFKDVADYSFGNLRRRLMKKPKRADSLDVEAMEIAGVHGHDLKDISLLGTIGIAFQTLGVVYGDMGTSPLYVFSDVFSKVPIRSEVDVLGALSLVIYTIAVIPLAKYVFVVLKANDNGEGGTFALYSLICRYAKVNKLPNQQPADEQISSFRLKLPTPELERALGIKEALETKGYLKTLLLLLVLMGTSMIIGDGILTPAMSVMSAMSGLQGEVEGFGTNALVLSSIVILVALFSIQRFGTGKVGFLFAPVLALWFFSLGSIGIYNLLKYDITVIRALNPYYIVLFFNKNSKQAWSALGGCVLCITGAEAMFADLGHFSVRSIQMAFTCVVFPCLLLAYMGQAAYLTQHPDASARIFYDSVPESLFWPVFVIATLAAMIASQAMISATFSCVKQAMALGCFPRLKIIHTSRKRMGQIYIPVINWFLMIMCILVVSIFRSTTHIANAYGIAEVGVMMVSTVLVTLVMLLIWQTNLFLALCFPLVFGSVETIYLLAVLTKILEGGWVPLVFATFFLTIMYIWNYGSVLKYQSEVRERISMDFMRELGSTLGTIRIPGIGLLYNELVQGIPSIFGQFLLTLPAIHSTIVFVCIKYVPVPVVPQEERFLFRRVCPKDYHMFRCIARYGYKDVRKEDSRVFEQLLIESLEKFLRCEALEDALESTLTDFDPDRVSVASDTYTDDLMAPLIHRGKRSEAEQELDTDVLPSSSVGASMEEDPALEYELAALREATDSGLTYLLAHGDVRAKKNSIFVKKLVINYLYAFLRRNCRAGAANLTVPHMNILQAGMTYMV